The sequence below is a genomic window from Cicer arietinum cultivar CDC Frontier isolate Library 1 chromosome 6, Cicar.CDCFrontier_v2.0, whole genome shotgun sequence.
aaagTATTACTCGGAAGTTATAAGTAATTTTATTCTCACATAttaatctaaaaatattattttctcttcaaaTTTTCAATCAAGGCAGCGAAAGgtcaattttaaaaagttttattttaaaatgaaagatCTATTTTCATAAgcataataaaatagagaatcaaaactacaattaaatttattaataataaacattattttatcaCTCCTGACCATTGATTTGAGATAAAAAGGTTCATATTACGCAGACTAAATCAACAATCTTGTCACGGTTAAAACTGATTATCTCTCCATAATTCAGTTCTTATTACAGCACTACTCGTCAAAGCACCATGAATATAATTTTGCAAACACACACTCCATCTGCTTTCTTTCCgacttcaatatttttttggcAAGTTTAAAGATGAAAGACTCACAAAATAACTAAAATCCATAAAATCATTGCATGAAGGAATATGTCTGGTAGAATTCCAAATCCTACTAATGTAAGCTCTTAAAGGTAAGAAAATGCGACTATATGAACCAAATTCCATTAAAAACTCCAAACTAGAAGACTAGCTCGTGTGGCTTCACGACTGATTTGAGAGAAAATCTGGCACCAATATAAGTCTTCAAGTCTGGAACACTCTCAATGGCTTTTAGCAGAGTACACAGTTGCTCATCCTTCATCTCCTGGGGAAATACCTTTTTCTCTTAAGTCCAAAAGATATATCACAGACCAACTCCATAGTTTTTGGCTTATCCTTCTTCTCCTGGGGCAATGCCTTTTTATCCTGCATTCGAAAGATAAATCAGAGATCAGTACACAGAAGCAATTGAGTATATAACaagaaaaaacattaaaaaaaaaaactatgaagATTGAGAATTCCACCTCGTTTTCTGTCTCAAAGAATTTGCCTTCTCCCTTGCTCTTCTTTTTCGGGAATTGAAGTACTTGTCATCATATTTATCCACATTAACAGCAGAAATATCTACTTTGGTTGTTGTACCCATCACATATGACTGATTTACACGTCTCAAAGGAACTCCGTCAAACTTGAAAGGATCTGAGATGCCAAGTAAGAAAAACTACTGAATATGCTAACAAATGAATGGAAGTATGGTACATATCGAAAACAAAAAAGATCTTATAATCTTCAATTTTGATATCACTTGCTACACAAAAATCAAAAGTATAGCCTAGAACACACCCAGAGACATAACCATCAGCATTACAGTAATACAATAAACATAATCATATAGAGATACGCCAAATAAAAAGGcaatataataaaacacaaCATTGAGTAAGAGTTGAAACACAACTATATATCTTGTCAACATTTctaaatttaactacttataaagagtaaaatcataaatttaattgGTGGCCACAGCAAACGAAACagttattcaaaaaattatcaatCAATTAAAATGGACCAGTTAAGaaggataaataaataaataaattaacaacaaagtTACCAGTTACAAGAAGCAACCCAGAAGGAAGCTGCTTCAAAAACACAACCTTCTTTCCCTTAAATCTACCAAAAACATGAACCAGCACTGTCCCCAGGAGTAATGTCAGCCCTGAATACAGTAAAAGACCcaacacaaaaaatatatatcaaaattcaaatcatgTAAAGAGATTGAAATAACatgatgataaataaaattgatagaaAGAACGCGATTTtagtgaaaatttaaaaaactgaaattgatttaattattatccATCTACCAATGCATCAGTTATTATCCGAGATCCTAATTTACATATCAGATTACaattaaattgaaagaaaaatgaattacaAAGCTCAACATATAAGGTCTAAAAAACATGAACAAGTAAAGGAGGGATTAATAGTGATAAGTAACCTGAGTTTAGTAGATATAGGGTTATGCTTGTTGCGAAGGGCCTTCCTCACATCATCAAAACGGTAAAGATGGTTTCTCAACAGGTGATTCAGGTTTAGGTTTAGGATCATGGTCAGGTACCGTCTTGTGGTTCATCTTGGATTTGGAGTACTTTCCAATTTCACTAATCAATTAAGGGTTTCTAGTAACCCTGAGTGCTCTCTAATTTCTTTGTCTGCTAAATCTTTGTAATGTAATGGGTGCTCCTACTTGGCCCATATCCCCTTTTCATTTGTAAAGAATTGTTGCTAATTGGTAAATATACATAcactaatatttatttgtagtttcaaaaaattatttttataaaaaaaggttataaattattatttttataattattttaaaaaaaatatctataaaataatctcaaaattattttttaaaaaaattatttttttttgagcTTAAATAAACACACCCATTAAAATATTCTTGTGTtcattaaaagtttattttccATTGCTGATTCGTGTAATTGTTTTGGCTATTTTCCGCAGATGATATTGTGTTTAGAATATACtattttctatatatttattagagaaaaaaaaggattggtgatgttttaaatttgttacattaatatttaattatttcaaaaaatcataCAAAATTCAAAAAGCTTAATCTGGAAGTTTACTccaaatattcaatttattttataataatatggtTTATcctaataataattgaattgtgttataattttaaaaagtatataaatataaaacaaaaaaatactataatagAAAGAGATGTTATCTTATAAGATAATataagagagaaagaaaaagagaaaaatacaaatgaataaatgaataaaagacatataaaaaaattaatatcattattCTTCAAATACATTTCAAacatctattataatattttatacagatatttataaaagttataaaaaattaattatttaatacataatagatatatattatataaatattatcttGTTTAAATTTATGATCACTTTGTACTACTaacttatataatatttattttcacatTACACATATGACTCTAAGAGTTATATTTAACATGAACTTAAAAGTcatatttaatacataaataatacgAAGTATGAATTATGATGATGCATATCAAATTAACATAATggtaaaaaatcatataaaagaattatatgtaaaaatatttatattgaatattaattttatagtctatttgtctttttaatataatgttatgttttatctatttttatattttttgttttaaaatatataataaatattattataattaatgagatatcaaattctatcaaatctaataatattgatatttattagtTGAACTAAAACTTTAAAAACCACGTATAAACATcaattctatttaaaaatattttaataaaaatttaccaAAAAGATGAACGAGTTCGACAAACATTTTAGTGAGCATGATTTTTGCATTTGGCTGTGTTTTAAATCCTTGTCTGAAGTTTGAATATTTGGAGTATCCGTTTGAAAAATGAGCTCATGATATGGGGACACTAACAGAACAGATAAGGTGACCAATGTGAGGAAAACTTTCAATAAATATGCCAAAAAAGTGCATCAACTTAAGTAGTTTATCTACTGCGAATGCTCATCTAATGGCAGAGTCTGAATTggtatataagaattttaaatagtaaattttcaaaaatatattgatagtCAAATTGCCTCTAATGTTTTCTAAAGAGAGGTAATAGATTAAATTTAtgtatgatatttttaataattaaaaattaatttttttaaatttaattttttttcaaatagtaaagattttatagtttaatttgtatttattgttagtgtataaattttgatattgttaacacatcacaatcatctataagtataactttaaaaataattatgataaaagtcgaataaaaataattatgacgaaaatgaataattgacattataaaatatttttataatgtcaattgatacaaattaaatccaaatttttatactattaaaacaAGTTTATGAATTAcagacaaaaataatatatatatatatatatatagttaaataattataattatagttaaattataGTTATACAGTTTGAAATATTCAATTATAGAGCACTACATGCAAGATGGGAATCCCACGTAGCTAGAACGTGTTAGAAGAAGAGATTATGCAAACTGCTAACTACCAAACCAGCCATATACTTTGGCACacatttctctttctctctaaCTTTGAATAATTGGTTTTTTATTAGcatggaaaataaatttatcagcagaacaacaataatttttcttcttttttgcaTCTTGATAATTGTCCAATTCCAGTGTGCAATCACTGATGAAGGTGGCCAAAATGTTGCTCAAGATTACCCTGAAAAACCACTCTTTTCAAAGATATTGCTGGACACTGTTTCTTTGCTAAGAAAATCACACAAAAGTTCTTGGGAGAAAATCAAAACTGTTATCCATGATCTTCAGATGCAGTACTCACCACCAAATTTGGAGTAAGTTATAAAAAAATCCATTTCATTTTTACAACTCAATCACCAATTTAATCTTGAGATTATTGTATCACACAATTCAATCACATTAGTCCTTAGCGATAGTTATTCCAATAAACTAAACgatttaaaagattaatataataaataaaaaatcaattttatgaaaTCATTTCAGAATTTTATACATTTcaagattaaattatttatttatattgaaaaaaagtgataagaatttaattttgtaaGTTCAAAAGGAACTTTAAGTATATCCAAGagtaaaatacattaatatcattaacaataaataatttcacaATGTAGGTAGGTAATGTTGTGTATCTTCTTTTTCAGTTTTAGGGGGGTGgaaaaaggagaaaatgaaggtGTGAAAGAAGCAGTTGGGAAGAGTTTCGACAAAAGCAAAGAATCAGTTGAAGGAACGGCTAGATCAGCCGCAGAATTTGTTGGAGAAGCAATTCATAATGTGAAAGATAGTACTGAAACTGAAAAGGAATCTGAAGCAGAACTTTGatcttaaaatcaattttttttctcttcttttggGGACATTTTAACCAAAACTGTAATGCTCTTACCAAGAAGATGTCAATATCTGTATGACACAATTTATTAAAGGTAAATTTGTTCTTTTTATTCACTTTTGAAGCTTCGTCCTCTAAATCTGCAACGCTATTCATAGTATAAAAACTTTTTCAAAATATGATGTTACTGGAATTGTTAATGGAAGATTATCTAGAGTATGATAAAAATGATTCTTAGAGAAATATGAGCTTTCCAAGTGtgcaaattttattaaaaataaaaattggttattttaattatttatatttgacttcttatatattattgttttcaattttattgatttcttttgataagaaattaatttttctaaaatgaGATTGAGAGTGAGTGTGGGGTACAAGTAGAGATAGCTAACATGTAGAGAGTGTATTGTAAAATGGTGATAATGTGAAAAATCCAAAGGCAAAATTTCATGATCTATCATGCATCAACAGTTTCACGGGTGCAGGCTATAACGACCCGAACTACACTTTTTTAGATTTGAGTGGAAATAAATGTTTACAAATAGTACTACTGACTATGCTGCTTTCGTATTAGGTTCATTGaccatattttaaaaaaatattattcaatatataaATCCGGTGAACAACTAGATaagatttaatttatgtaaaaatgtttttggtatatacaaattaaataatatatatgggtTTTGTTTCTTTAAAATCAGAagtagataaaataaataacttaattgataatataatcatcaataattgatcatgtaatattaattatttttaaagtgaatTATTTACTCTAGatgagttatatatatatatatatataNNNNNNNNNNNNNNNNNNNNNNNNNNNNNNNNNNNNNNNNNNNNNNNNNNNNNNNNNNNNNNNNNNNNNNNNNNNNNNNNNNNNNNNNNNNNNNNNNNNNNNNNNNNNNNNNNNNNNNNNNNNNNNNNNNNNNNNNNNNNNNNNNNNNNNNNNNNNNNNNNNNNNNNNNNNNNNNNNNNNNNNNNNNNNNNNNNNNNNNNNNNNNNNNNNNNNNNNNNNNaagtataaaaaaaaaaatatatatatatatatatatatatatatatatatatatatatatatatatatattaacatatgtctttatttaatattataaataaaaattatgtattttctttttttatgaaattgtatattccatttttaaaattattaacagGTGTTATTAGAGCACATATTAATATgactgatatatatatatataaactaaagaTTATCAACTTCATGATTGtcttttgattgtttttaatGTCGGTTTCTAGGCGTGGCTTCTCTATTAATTTTTTCAGACGCAAGAATTATTCCACcactctttcaaaaaaaaattccctTAATGAtaagtttgtttattttttaaaagagacGCAACAATTATTCCAAAATCAACCTGggtccatatttttttaatagtaaaaaatgCGATATCATTTTGAATCAAATTCGTtgactaattattattatattcacaGCAAAATTCCTCTCCGTCCAAAAACAATATCATAATCAACCAAGTCTCTACAATTATAGGAGTAAAATATCAAGGTCAATGACACTTTCGCCAACAGTAATACCTACATTTTTAACTTTCAACGACAGTAATAATGATTAATACTACAATCCATAAAATTGACGCACAATATATAGATAATACTAAGAACAAAGATACAAAAGCATGTAGCAAGGTCCTTTCCTTGCGTATAAAAAGGGTGAGAAATTAATCTTTCTAATGGTTTTTTAACTCAAATTGTAAATTTGAAAATCCAATCagagattaattaatttgacaTTAATAGACTGaaattcttttgtttgtttACTATTTTCTCTGCCATTTTTGCAAGTATttattgagtgttttatatatattaaaaaaaatagttaatatatataactaatacgtttattttatgtgtaattattattaaaagaaaaaaatgtttagtACAAATAAGAACCTCATGAAAATACTGCGAATGCGTGTATTACGCCAAACATTACctcttgaaaaagaaaaaggaaagttAATACACCATTTTTtcgattttgacaaaaatagcTTCATACTATATAGTAAAGTTCATTactaaaaaagtttaaattaatgGTTgtgtataaatataattaatgttaatttttttagtaatatcaATAGAGATAACTAAAATGTGACACGTAGGACGAAGAGTTGAAGCCAATAAGTAGGCCAAATCATCCAATCCAACATTGCACACTGCTCAACAGTCAACAACGCCCAAAAGAGCCAATACAAGAAGACAAGACACTAAGCCTTGTGAACGGGGGAGGATGGAATCGACTCACTCACTTAAATTATAGGATCAAATATAATttccattatttatttatttatttattatttaatattaatttattttagtttttttatgttatattttatgaGTAGTATATTTTAGCTTATAATCACACACAAAAGTTATAAGATAGTTGGAATTGTTAATATGAATTCagtataatatattttcaaaaatactttcatttaacttaataataaatttgtacttaaaaaataaattatgtatgatttgaaacatatataaactaataattgatataaaattttatttcaatagtTTATAACAGTAATTATACATTTGTttaaatgaattataataaaaataactaaaacacgttttttataaaagataaatatcaaaacaaactaaatatatatatatatatatatatataacaccaaaataaatattaaataaaaaatcaaaattatatttaaacttaaattatattaacaatatattaACAAGTGTTTTGAGATATTAATTAGTTAGACAATTGAAAGGTGTactttatattgaaaaatattgtatttattattatattgacTTGTATTGTTaagataaaattttcttttacagTTACTTAATTTGTGCCCCTTACGACATTCCTTAGTAAAACCcattaaattatactttatataaataaaattgtcaaaGTAGGAGCGTGCTGATTTGTAAGTACAGCAGGTAAGTGGCGTTTTCGTAAAttaactcataaaaataataaaatgtctcataataataataataataataataataataataatataatttataagactttattcaattaataaatatcaatattgtaATATTGAATTATCATTCTTGAAGTATTTATCATTTCATCTAtagactaaaataataatattaatatataattagaatagattaaaaaaaaagagataccTCATTAGATGAATGAAATATTGTATATCtcgattaaatttataataatatatatatatatatatatatatatatatataaatataatgtaaaaaaattatttttaacaaattaaatatattgaatgcacaaatacttaaaaaacacttgttaatattttttaaaaaaaaattatacaaaaaatataaaattttaaatagttgaATGCACTGcttctaaattattattataatatccgtatttaatttttcaacaaGAATACTTGTTCTTTTTTTACCGTATTCAAGGGTGTTTTTAACGATTTCCTTAAATCATATACCGTTACTGATCCTTTTCTCATGATATGATACGAAACAGTTTAgttaatatatttgtttgagTAATTTCTTtacctaatttattaaataatgaataattgattaaaaaaagtgGCAGCTGCATTGAGATCACATAACATTAATTTAATTGGATTGAATATGTCAAATAAGCATTGTGCAGTCGGTTTCATAACAGTTCCTTTTCGCTGCTACATCACAATTCACAACACAAACCTCTCTTTCTCTTCTCATCACACTCGCTTCGCTGTGCTTAATTTTCCCCTCTTTCATTCATTTCTCACTCTTTTTAATAATTCTAAACCCTCCCGCATACATATTTCTCATCTAGATTAGATCTGAAAAAACACGCTCATGGACCGTCGTAAAGAGGTTAGTTAGTTTCTGCTTCGTTCTATTCTATTTCTCCTACTACTTACTTTGCACCCAACCACAAACACTCAATTTCtgttaaataaatacaattcatgATTAGAAAAGTAATTATTGTTCGCCATGCATCCACAGTGATCGTTGTATTCATTCTTCCTTGTAAAACACGAATTCAGCTATattcatattcttttttttttcaactttgatgaattaattaatcattttgatttgtttttagATCTTTGAAAATCACCtgaagttaataatatttttccacgccaattttgttgttgttgttatttagtgtttttcttttgttaattaaaaattcCTTGCAGTTGCTTTGAAACGGTGATAAAAGTGTTGCAGTCGTGCAAGTAACTATTGATAATACACTCCTTTTCACCAACCAACGAAATAGTCAAATTCATCACTAGGATTCGTTTTTCTCCAATTATCATAATTCGTGATTTTAAatacttttctattttttttatacggAAAAAGAATGATTCCTTAAAGTTACTCTAAACGTGCGTTTGGTTGAACCCTGGACAAtcatgattttaggtgtttcTGGTTGAACTTGAAAAAACATTACTGtgatttaaatttcaaaagctttaatatataatttttgttccaccgtaattttttataataattttagtttaactTAAAGCTACGTATAGTTTATTGTTTTTCTCGCAAATAATGTCTAGAAAGAGAGTACTGTTACCGTAATTTCAAAATAGTATTAGTGTTCTTTAAATACACATCAAGTACATATTTAGATTTACAGTTTATTTCTCCGAATCACATTGTGTCATCATAATTATGATTTCACCCAAAACATACTAAAAgaattttcttatttaaatgtaatattaaaaaaatatatcaataaatttatatattttatgtatggAATATTATCACAAGCGACATAGAAATGATTTTGGTTAATGTTGTGAATATAGAAAAATGCAAATTGGTTATCAGTACCACAGTTTGGGGATTGGGATCAGAAGGGGCAAGTACCTGACTACTCACTTGATTTCTCAAAAATAAGAGAAACAAGGAAACAGAACAAGTCAAATATTTCAAGAGCAAGCCTTGGCAATGATGAAGAATTCAATATGGATTCAACCTCCAGCAGTGTTAACACTGGCCACAGCCACAGCAgtgaacaacaacaacaacacccTCGGTACCATCAAACCCAATCTCCAACTGTAAGATTCTTCGCCAGCTTTGTTATTCTTTCTTTTGTTACCCATACAAAACTAGTACTTGTTGCAGATAAGAGTAACTGAAATTGTCACCGTTGATTTGAAATggatttctttttaaattttttttataaatctttaTTATAAAGGATTGAACACTATTGAAGAATAAACGTTTTAGACATCACAATATCACAGGTATAGTAAATAAGGGAGCGGgcttaattattaaataaggGAATTTTTAGATGGACCCAGATTAACTGGTTTGAAAGAGATGTAAAATGATACTCCACATGGATAGTACTTATCTTCTAGATACCTTGCAacatataattcaagttttttttttactaacacATAATTCTAGTTGCTGCACGTGCAATGAATGTTTGGGGGCAGTTACATTCTTTTCAAAGGTAAAGATATCCATTAAGaccagaaaaaaaaattattgtaaaaatGATGTACTTTTTTCGTGATAAAATAATTGAGTTttgatcattttatatattaaaagaatatataaataaaaaagagaacatattatattaaaaataatacaaataatattaattaaataatataattaaaactaaatgtattaaaaattaaaaaaattatttaagaacattttttttataaatgaacaCAATGGAATAGTACTATGCGGTTGCTCATGTGACATTGGGGATATGTCCCTTTATGTGACTGAAAAATCCTAGTATTATATAAAGAAACCCAATAAAAATGTCTTCACTTGAAGTATTAAATAGAAATTTGTTGCAT
It includes:
- the LOC101515131 gene encoding uncharacterized protein, with translation MENKFISRTTIIFLLFCILIIVQFQCAITDEGGQNVAQDYPEKPLFSKILLDTVSLLRKSHKSSWEKIKTVIHDLQMQYSPPNLDFRGVEKGENEGVKEAVGKSFDKSKESVEGTARSAAEFVGEAIHNVKDSTETEKESEAEL
- the LOC101515448 gene encoding uncharacterized protein — encoded protein: MDRRKEKNANWLSVPQFGDWDQKGQVPDYSLDFSKIRETRKQNKSNISRASLGNDEEFNMDSTSSSVNTGHSHSSEQQQQHPRYHQTQSPTTRKSFFSYFNCCVKA